From Blastocatellia bacterium, a single genomic window includes:
- a CDS encoding SDR family NAD(P)-dependent oxidoreductase has product MTDFRLLTGKSAIVTGSGRGIGKSIATLFAQHGASVVINDIDAEVAEATAKEINDEGGRAIVCAGSVTDPEFPDRLVKTTAEAFGGIDVIVNNAGYTWDAVIQNMTDEQWYAMIDVHLTAPFRIIRAATPYMREVAKQEMAEGRRVQRKIINISSTSGVAGNPGQVNYSAGKMGIVGVTKTLAKEWGRFNINVNAVAYGFIQTRLTQAKEKQEKITRGDKEVELGIPQSMIDMAKNFIPLGRAGTPDEAAGPVLFLASPLSDYVTGAVVLVTGGSYV; this is encoded by the coding sequence ATGACAGACTTCAGGCTCCTCACAGGCAAATCGGCAATCGTCACCGGCAGCGGGCGCGGCATTGGCAAGAGCATCGCCACGCTCTTCGCTCAGCACGGCGCGTCGGTCGTCATCAACGACATTGACGCGGAGGTCGCCGAGGCGACGGCGAAAGAGATTAACGACGAGGGCGGTCGCGCCATCGTTTGCGCCGGCAGCGTCACCGACCCTGAGTTCCCCGACCGGCTGGTCAAGACAACCGCCGAAGCCTTCGGCGGCATTGATGTCATCGTCAACAACGCCGGCTACACCTGGGACGCGGTGATTCAAAACATGACCGACGAGCAGTGGTACGCCATGATCGATGTGCATTTGACGGCGCCGTTCCGCATCATTCGCGCGGCGACGCCTTATATGCGCGAGGTCGCCAAGCAGGAGATGGCCGAAGGCCGCCGCGTGCAGCGCAAGATCATCAACATCTCTTCGACTTCGGGCGTCGCCGGCAATCCCGGCCAGGTGAACTATTCCGCCGGCAAGATGGGCATTGTCGGCGTCACCAAGACGCTGGCGAAAGAATGGGGGCGCTTCAACATCAACGTCAATGCCGTCGCCTACGGCTTCATCCAGACGCGGCTGACGCAGGCGAAAGAGAAGCAAGAGAAGATCACGCGCGGCGACAAAGAGGTCGAGCTGGGCATCCCGCAGTCCATGATCGATATGGCGAAGAATTTCATCCCGCTCGGACGCGCCGGCACGCCGGACGAAGCCGCCGGCCCTGTGCTGTTTCTGGCCTCGCCGCTTTCGGACTACGTCACCGGCGCGGTGGTCCTGGTCACTGGCGGATCATATGTGTGA
- a CDS encoding metallophosphoesterase, with product MPLLLLGLFLVSSAGLSQVVGQSNNAPPAQTGGAREWRFAVSGDSRNCGDIVMPAIARQVNGNQSQFYWHLGDFRAIYDFDEDMQRRPQTAPLSIIRYEQTAWDDFIQNQVARFNVPVFLGIGNHETIPPKTRAEYLSQFADWLNAPVLKEQRLLDNPRDHRLKAYFHWVQNGVDFISLDNATPDQFDSEQLVWAEAVLARDEANPNIKAVVVGMHQALPDSIAAFHSMSDYPVGLESGRRLYARLLALRDRGLKQVYVLASHSHFFMDGIFNTEYLRAHGGVLPGWIIGTAGAVRYSLPKNASDAKAARTNVYGYLLATGNPAGEPEGTIRFEFREIHEADVPPEVLQQMGAELVHQCFEKNSQAR from the coding sequence ATGCCCCTTCTCCTCCTGGGTCTCTTTCTCGTCAGCAGCGCCGGCCTGTCGCAGGTTGTCGGGCAGAGCAACAATGCGCCGCCCGCGCAAACCGGCGGCGCGCGGGAATGGCGCTTTGCCGTTTCCGGCGACTCGCGCAACTGCGGCGACATCGTGATGCCGGCCATCGCCCGCCAGGTCAACGGCAACCAGTCGCAGTTCTACTGGCACCTCGGCGACTTCCGCGCCATCTACGATTTCGATGAAGACATGCAGCGCCGCCCGCAGACCGCGCCGTTATCGATCATCCGATATGAGCAGACGGCCTGGGACGACTTCATTCAAAATCAGGTCGCGCGGTTCAACGTGCCGGTCTTCCTTGGCATCGGCAACCATGAGACGATCCCGCCCAAGACTCGCGCCGAATACCTGTCGCAGTTCGCCGACTGGCTGAATGCGCCGGTGCTGAAAGAACAGCGGCTGCTCGACAACCCGCGCGACCACCGGCTCAAGGCTTACTTTCATTGGGTGCAGAACGGCGTCGACTTCATCAGTCTCGATAACGCCACGCCCGATCAGTTCGACAGCGAACAGTTGGTCTGGGCCGAAGCCGTCCTGGCACGCGACGAGGCCAACCCGAACATCAAAGCGGTGGTCGTCGGCATGCATCAAGCGCTGCCCGACAGCATCGCCGCCTTCCACAGCATGAGCGATTACCCTGTGGGCTTGGAGAGCGGCAGGCGCTTGTATGCGCGCCTGCTCGCCTTGCGGGATCGCGGCCTCAAGCAAGTTTATGTGCTAGCCAGCCACTCGCATTTCTTCATGGACGGGATTTTCAACACCGAATACCTGCGGGCGCATGGCGGGGTCCTGCCCGGCTGGATCATCGGCACCGCCGGCGCGGTGCGCTACAGTTTGCCTAAGAATGCCAGTGACGCCAAAGCCGCACGGACCAATGTGTATGGTTACTTACTGGCGACGGGGAACCCGGCGGGCGAGCCCGAAGGGACGATCCGCTTCGAGTTTCGCGAGATTCATGAGGCGGACGTGCCGCCTGAAGTGCTTCAGCAGATGGGCGCCGAGCTGGTGCATCAGTGCTTTGAAAAGAACTCGCAAGCCAGGTGA
- a CDS encoding transporter — translation MDYHRATFEIKLLLAFSVLFLLFPPTVRGQLPFYTDDADTTDTGKFHFEFFNEQDILQKTLYPAKRQNNANFTLNCGLTKRIELDINAPLLTVFNANTSPLGNPIGIGDTQFGIKYRFYEERDGSRLPAMAVVFYLEAPTGSTSKQLGSGVTDYWLYGVAQKSLTKKTKCRLNAGILFAGNTSTGLVGVRTTKGQVFTGNSSITHDFTSKLRLGVEVFGAVTNNFQLSKGQLEIQVGGNYALNKQFALAFGVLGGRFPGSPRVGALLGFAYDFK, via the coding sequence GTGGATTATCACCGAGCGACTTTCGAGATCAAGCTGCTCCTTGCTTTCAGCGTACTCTTTTTGCTCTTTCCCCCGACTGTACGGGGCCAGCTTCCCTTCTACACCGATGATGCAGACACAACGGACACAGGTAAGTTTCACTTTGAATTTTTCAATGAGCAGGACATCCTGCAAAAGACTCTCTACCCGGCTAAGAGACAGAACAACGCCAACTTCACCCTCAATTGCGGCCTTACTAAGAGGATCGAACTGGACATTAATGCGCCGCTTCTGACCGTCTTCAACGCCAACACCTCCCCGTTAGGCAATCCAATAGGAATCGGCGATACCCAGTTCGGGATCAAGTATCGCTTCTATGAGGAGCGTGATGGCTCCCGGCTTCCGGCAATGGCCGTTGTCTTTTATCTGGAGGCCCCGACCGGAAGCACCTCAAAACAGTTAGGTTCAGGAGTGACCGATTACTGGCTCTATGGGGTAGCGCAGAAGTCACTGACCAAGAAAACCAAATGCAGGTTAAATGCTGGCATCCTTTTTGCCGGGAATACCTCCACCGGTCTGGTCGGCGTTCGTACGACAAAAGGGCAGGTCTTCACTGGTAATAGCTCGATCACTCACGACTTCACGTCAAAGCTCAGATTAGGGGTAGAAGTCTTCGGCGCGGTAACCAACAACTTTCAATTAAGCAAAGGGCAGTTGGAAATTCAAGTTGGCGGGAATTACGCTCTCAATAAACAATTCGCCCTGGCCTTTGGTGTACTTGGAGGGCGTTTCCCCGGCAGCCCAAGAGTCGGTGCATTACTGGGCTTTGCCTATGATTTCAAGTAA